From Nitrososphaerales archaeon:
CGATGACGTCAGAGGGCGAATACGAGCTCTCGGACGCTGTCGTATCTTTCGCGAAGAGGTGCGGTGTGAAAACGGTCTACACGCTCGCCGCCTACATCACCGGAGCCTTCTCAAACACGCCCAAGGTCTACGGCGCTGGTACGTCGAAGGCGATGCTCGACAGAATAGCTGACAAGGGAGTCACGCTGATGAAGGACGGAGGCATCAGCGGCATGAACGGACTCCTCATAGGCGTGGCTGCCCTTCGGGGCATGGAAGGCGCGTGCCTGCTCGGCGAGACATCGGGATACCTCGTCGACGCTGCTGCGTCAAAGTCGGTACTGGAGACGCTCTCGAAGATCATCGGAGTCCCCGTCGATACGACGAAGCTCAAGGAGAAGGCGGAGGAGACGCAGAAGGTGATCAGCCAGCTACAAGGGATGGCGGAGCAGACCCGCGAGAGCGCAGCGCCGCCGAGAAGGGAGCCCAGGCCCGGCTACATCAGCTAGCCCTTGATGTTGCCAATCGGTCTAAGCGCGACGACCTTCTTCGAGATCCCCGCCCTACTCATCGTCTCCACGACTTCGGATATGTCCTTGTAAGCAAAGCCCGCCTCCTCGGCAAGGCCGTCCATCGTCGTCGCCCTCACGTAGATACCCCTGTCGAGCATCCTCCTCTGGAGTTCGTTCCCCCTAACCATGTTCTTTGCCGCGGTCCTAGACATCGTCCTCCCCGAGCCGTGCGCCGTCGAGCCGAAGGTCTCCTCCATCGCCTTCGCAGTGCCGATGAGCAAGTACGAACCGGTCTCCATTGAACCGCCAATGATGACGGGCTGCCCGACCTGCCTGTAGGGCGCAGGGATGTCCGGGTGGCCGGGCCCGAAGCTTCTCGTCGCCCCCTTCCTGTGCACGAGCACGTCTGCGCTCGACCCGTCGATAGCGTGCCTCTCGACCTTCGCCACGTTATGACAGACGTCGTAGATGAGGTGCATGTCCATCGCCTCAGCGTCCCTGTGGAACACCTTGCTGAACGCCTCCCTCACCTTCTGGACAATCACCTGCCTATTGGTGAAGGCCATGTTCGCGGCGCAGACCATCGCTCCGTAGTAGTCCTTCCCCTCCTTGGACGAGAAGGGGGCGCACGCGAGCTCCCTGTCCCGCACCGAGATGCCGTACCTCCTCATCGCGGTGTCGAAGACCCTGAGGTAGTCGCTTCCTATCTGGTGGCCGAAGCCCCTGCTCCCGCAATGGACCATTACGACAACCTGGTCGTCGTGGACGATTCCGAACTGCTTCGCGAGGTCGGGGTCCAAGAATCTCGCAGGATCCACGACCTGAATCTCGAGGTAGTGGTTGCCCGAGCCCAGCGTCCCTAGCTGGTCTATACCCCTGTTCGTGGCCTGCCTGCTCACCTTGGAGGGTTCAGCGCCCTTGATGAAGCCGCCCTCCTCGACGTGGGAAGGGTCGTCCTCCCAGGCGAGTTCGTTCTCCGCGCACCACTTGACTCCGAACTTCATTATCTCGTCGAACTGAGATTCACTCACCCTGAGGGTCCCCTTGACGCCGACCCCAGCCGGGACGAGGCGGAACATCAGGTCCACCAGCTCCTTGACCTTCAGCTTCACCTCCTCAAACCTCAGGTTTGTGCGAATCAACCTCATGCCGCAGTTTATGTCGAATCCGATTCCGCCAGGAGATATCACCCCTTTCTCGAGGTCGAAGGCCGCAACCCCTCCGATGGGGAAGCCGTAACCCCAGTGTGCGTCAGCCATCGCGTAGGCGTACTTGACGATGCCCGGCAGGGATGCCACGTTGGTCACCTGCTCGATGACGCCATTGTCCATGTGGTCGAGCAGCTGCTTTGTGGCGTAGATTCTCGCCGGGACCCTCATGCCCTCCTTGTAGCTCGTCGGAATCTCCCATGAAACTTCAGTTACCTGCTTGAATGTGCCTGCCACTGGCAACGAAAATCACCGATTCGGTGCCGCTAGCCCTGCTTTGATTCTTTAAGTGTTTGGGCACGGGGCTCTGTCAAGTTGACGGGCCACGATTGGAGTTGTCAACATTCGGGCCATGCGCCTAATCGAAGTCATCTGTTCAGGTTGCCGACGTTGACTTCAGGGGTTGGGCCGATTATTCCGCAAGCTGTTGGCGCCGTAGGGTTGGTCAGGACGGATACGGCGGAAGATGGAGGCCCTGTCTTGAAGGATTGAAGTGAAACCCAGACTTGAGGGAGGTCATATGAAACGTAAAACACCCAACTTCCCGTCGAATCTGGGTTGGTATTGGCGACGGGGGGTTCGTTGGAATCCTCGTAGAGGTAAATCGTTTGACCCTGAGGCGCGGTTCCGCAGACCATCACTATAGAATGCTGGGCCGCATAGAGTTGAGAGGAGAAGAGCCATCCAGTCAGGACAAGAAGAATAATGATTGCGCCGATTCCAGCCTTTTCTGAGAGTTCCACTACTCGGCCTTCATGGCCCGACGCCTTACAACCTTTGCTGTGGCCCATCAACTTGACAGAGCCGGGCACGGTTCGGTCGGGGAATCAGATGTCTAGGACGACCGTTGCCTTCCAGCCCCTGCCCTCTCGTCTGACGCCGAACATGTGCATCGTGACAGCCTTCACGTCGTTCCTCAACCCGTGCTTCAGGCGGTTGATCTTCTCTCCTGCCAACTTCGCTTCGAGCCTGCGGCCGCTCCGCTCTACTCGGACCTCGGCGTCCTTGACCAAGAAGAGGTCAACGTCCTTGCGGATGATCAGGTCGGTCAGGAAGTCGTAGAGGAGCCTGTCGAGGTCCTCGGCCTCGAGTCGCAACGTGCTTGTCTTGCGCCGGGCCAGAGTCTGCCTGTCCACCATCACCTCCGTGAGCGCTGCCGCTGCATCCTTGAACAGGCCTGAGACCGAGGTGGAGGTCACCTCGAAGGCTACGTCTGCGAGCGCGACGTCTGGCAGGAACCGGAATGGCATGGGCTGCGGCTCGCAATGGCAGGTTGAAAACCCTTAACGCCCGCACAGGCTCGCCCTGCCCGTTGAAGGGCAGGCTCCTGGACGTCACTCTCGGGGACCCTTACTCGAACCTGGCGGCGGAGGAGGCGATCTTCAGGCTGATGAGGGTGCCCACGGTGAGGGTCTGGACCAACCAGAAGTCGGTTGTGATAGGGAGGGCGCAGCTGGCAAGCATGGAGACGGACATGGC
This genomic window contains:
- a CDS encoding proteasome assembly chaperone family protein, coding for MPAASASTKGVQQRVLSVPRAKNPVLVCGLPGSGYVGKLGADHLIDVFKGKKVAEYSCDSFPPQVNVKEDGTAEPLKAVLFYARLRKGRDLFIFTADAQPMTSEGEYELSDAVVSFAKRCGVKTVYTLAAYITGAFSNTPKVYGAGTSKAMLDRIADKGVTLMKDGGISGMNGLLIGVAALRGMEGACLLGETSGYLVDAAASKSVLETLSKIIGVPVDTTKLKEKAEETQKVISQLQGMAEQTRESAAPPRREPRPGYIS
- a CDS encoding RtcB family protein, which encodes MAGTFKQVTEVSWEIPTSYKEGMRVPARIYATKQLLDHMDNGVIEQVTNVASLPGIVKYAYAMADAHWGYGFPIGGVAAFDLEKGVISPGGIGFDINCGMRLIRTNLRFEEVKLKVKELVDLMFRLVPAGVGVKGTLRVSESQFDEIMKFGVKWCAENELAWEDDPSHVEEGGFIKGAEPSKVSRQATNRGIDQLGTLGSGNHYLEIQVVDPARFLDPDLAKQFGIVHDDQVVVMVHCGSRGFGHQIGSDYLRVFDTAMRRYGISVRDRELACAPFSSKEGKDYYGAMVCAANMAFTNRQVIVQKVREAFSKVFHRDAEAMDMHLIYDVCHNVAKVERHAIDGSSADVLVHRKGATRSFGPGHPDIPAPYRQVGQPVIIGGSMETGSYLLIGTAKAMEETFGSTAHGSGRTMSRTAAKNMVRGNELQRRMLDRGIYVRATTMDGLAEEAGFAYKDISEVVETMSRAGISKKVVALRPIGNIKG
- a CDS encoding archease; the encoded protein is MPFRFLPDVALADVAFEVTSTSVSGLFKDAAAALTEVMVDRQTLARRKTSTLRLEAEDLDRLLYDFLTDLIIRKDVDLFLVKDAEVRVERSGRRLEAKLAGEKINRLKHGLRNDVKAVTMHMFGVRREGRGWKATVVLDI